From the Astyanax mexicanus isolate ESR-SI-001 chromosome 12, AstMex3_surface, whole genome shotgun sequence genome, the window actttataactcaTGTTTAAGATAGGACCTGACAAAGGCACATTTTTACAGTTGAATCAAGTATCAGCCCATTTTGTCtccaaaataacagaaaacaatgaaaaaataaccTAACCCTTTTAATAAATGGAATTAAAATGGAATCTTTTAACATCGGATAGGGCATTATAACTACCATTTGAATAATTTTTAGATCAGTTTAAATATGATACACATTATCTAATGTATGTTTAGCATAATAGAACAGGTGTAAAGTATGAGATAatctattttcttctgttttgcaaTACTACTCAACATAAAAGTAATTggataaaagtaaacattttcttagtgttactcagttttctgttttatctaatattttactGGTTCTgacgttttggtttgtttagggaAAAAGCTTGTATTTTGcagtgcacccccccccccccctactttCTTCATACGACGTGAAAATGCAGAGAATTAATAATGAAACGTTCATGTTCaagatcatttattttatttatagacaacataaaaatgtaaacaccCTTTTTTCATCGTTCGacagcagcagaaagagaaaataaagcgaGTCCGCGTAGCTTACGCAGTCTACGCAGCGCGCTCGTGCCCGTGAACAGAAACTGTGAAGTAGCGCCCTCTGTGGTCACAAAACCCGACGgtcacagaaaacggtgtaacaccggaAACCCAGGCGCCGCCCCTCCCCTTCCAGACCGCTGGCACGAACCGAGACGGGCACCtcactcagccaatcagagatcGCCGAGGGGGAAATCCTACTTCCGGTTTGCCAATCACAGCGCTAGAGGGGCGGGACTTCCCACGGGTGGTGGTGATTTCTGTGGGATCAGAGGAACAGTCCGGAATGTAGCTTTAGGGGGTCAGTGTGTAACATATATCACTATCAgatgtttacttttttttcaattcagttGTCTATAAGCTTCATTATTGCATTTTCCCTTTTGGTAtagtaaaacatttaaacttatgtttttcaacatttaatagaaaaatgaaaaatatttactCAATATTCATTCTATTGTTGTCATTTGAAAATGGATGTAAAACCTAGTATATTGAAGAAGAATAGGATTTTCTTCCACTTTTCACAATTAAGGGGGAAAAAACTTTACTTTGTTCATTTTTTCATCTTTAAAATTTGAAATAagaaaattgggtgtaaaacgttattattatttttttttccatttaaaaatattttaatcaaattttaatgtcagaaaaaaaaacgttaaaacatctctcaattttctagttttttttcattttgcaatAGTATTATCCAACTAACTTTTGTTATGAGATGcattaatgtatgttttttaatttatctgtttgatttttttctgtAAGCTTATGTTTCACAGCTTGAAAAGATgtgttagtgtagtgtagttgtgTTCTGCCTAGTTTTTTAAAgcgagccagtttcatcataatgtcaGTCTGTGTGactgcactttaggatactttcaaagtccttgaaatttttcagattttattttgatatttatttgatattacggtaattcttttctttacttagttgagtagttcttacttttcataatatggattagaatgttactcaaatagagctattcactgtatacttgtaactctacctcttcattacTTTACAACAACTGatactcttaaacacattaagaggcagaAAAGCCTGAATTCTAAGTgacactacctcataaagctgactaagaaaatccagccaagatgttcaaatCTAAGTAGAGGTGCTACTTCACAAaatcttgtttattttgtttactaaattactacttgcatatgtttttcttcatagtttgaatgactagTATTATTCAGCAATGCAgaaagttttaaaataatgaaaaaaaaaaacactaatttaagGGTTCCAAATCTTGGACTTGTAtggtatatacaatatatttgttttatgtgATTACATTAAAATTTCCTCTTTCTGTAAAATTGGTGTATTGGATTTTGGATAGTTCCTGTGTGACGAGATCTGTAATCACATATACTGTGtctttaatgtaattaattattattcccCATGATTAgctgtaacattgtaaaacaGGCTTAGTTTAAAGAGAGAAGGGAAAGCTGCTATTGTTATTGAAATGCTTGTTGTTAAATGAGAGTAAAATTAAAAGAGCCGCAGAGGCTTCAGGCTGGAGCAGATGGAGCACTGGACCCACACTCTGACCCCTGGCACCCAAATCAAAGCTGTCTGAATGCACACAATGCCTCGAGTCCTGCGGGCGAGAAATCCGCTTAGGCCCGTGGCCTGCTCCTCACAGCCTGTCTGCAGCAGCGGGTTCAAGCAGGGCGGCTCGGAGGTTCCTGTCACTGCTGGAGTCTGTCTGTATTCACtgtgtgagtatgagtgtgtgtgtgtgtgtgtgtattctgtggAAGATGGTGTGTGATTAGCAGCAGATCTCCTCTCTGTGACAGGAGGACAGAGTGAAGAGGGgtttggctctctctctctctctctttctctcctgctggTTTGATTCCCACTGTTGTGTTTAATAACCCCTTTATTCCCAGCATGCCCATGACTCCACAGGCAATATGTACagattatattgtatatacagtaccagtcaaaagtttaaaagtttaaatcattaaaaagttactttatttcagcaattaaattaaaaatgtaaaactcattatagagatgtattgcacacagagtgattttattttatgcatttatttctattattgttgatgattttggcttacagccaatgaaaacctaaaaatcagtgtcccagaaaatttgaatattatataagaccaattggtactttcggcagtgtgggcagtgtgccaagtcctgctggaaaatgaaatccgcatctccacaaaagttgtggacaaaacaaataaacacttaaaatacatcactctgtgtgtaatacatctatataatatgagtatcTATTTATAAATAAACTTACATGTGCCTAAACACATTTTAAAGCCATACAAAGTAACTGGAAATACATAAAAAGTGGACAAATCTgtgcttttctttattaataaacagtATACAAAAAGTGATGCAACACCACACAACTACACTAGGTGGTGCTGTTATCAGGGGAAAAAGTATCAAACACGATCAAGGATTGTCCTTACAGTaaagtatacagtaccagtacacAGTTAAAATCATGGACCTTTCAATTTAATACGTAATTATTGcatatgtaataataatttagttaaaaatatagatatttatttCATTGcataaaatacactgtaaaaattacaGTAGTCCCAATAAACAATGGGTCAGTTTCCTAGAGAGGAATTAAGTCTATTTTTCATTCAAAGACtgtatagtccaagactaggcttaattcacacacacacacacacacacacacacacacacacaaacacacatacacacacacatacacacacacatacacacacacatacacacacacatacacacacacatacacacacacatacacacacacatacacacacacacacacacacacacacacacacacacatacacatacacatacacatacacatacacatacacatacacatacacatacacacatacacatacacatacacatacacatacacatacacatacacacacacatacacacacacatacacacacacatacacacacacatacacacacacacacacacacacacacacacacacacacacacacacacacacacacacacacacacacattcctattTGAGTGATTCAGCAATTGGGGCGCAATAAGGCTCCCAATTCTTAAATAtttctgtaaaatacatttttataagagGTAAATTGACCAAAAACAATCCTCACAATCCTGtgtacatacataaatatatgttaaatacaaatatgtataaAACACAAACTGAGGCACTTTTGGTAGGCACTGAGCGCTGCATACCAGGAACACCCTACCAAACCTGCCTAAAGTTCTGGAGATGTTCGGACCCAGTCGTCTAGACGTCACTATGACATCATCAACTTCAAAAACTGACTAGATTAGGCTAGACTGGAGCTACTGAAGCCAGATCATTAAATGTTATTCACTTAACCAGTAAGTGGATTTAATGTTATTgctgatatattgtatacataaaaaaaaacacacaatcctGAGTGGAATTATGGATTGAATATAATAATTGAATGTATTATAAAGGTCAAGTTTCCTCAGGATTAAGAATTATATTAAGATTAGTATCTGTAttaagtatctgtctgtctgggGTTGCAAAGACCCCATCTTTACATCTCTGTTTATCACTCTTCTTAGTTAGCCAGATACActatggccaaaagtattgggacacctgtttttCTCATGCTTCTCTTCTGAAATGAAGATTATTAATAGTAGGTTTGTCCTCCTTTAGCTTCAGAACAGCCTCTACTCTACTGGGAAGGATTTACATTAGATGTTGGATCATTGCTCTTTAGAACAACGCTGAGGGCTTTACGCTTCTCTCTAGGAGACAATTATAAGTAGACATGAGATCTTAGCTTTATATGAGTTATGTGTACAGCTACACATGAGCCTGTCAAACCAGTCCACTAGAATGTACTATATTATCATTTCAATAGGGAAATCCTCATTTTTGGGCTTAAACTGTCCATTTTTTTTCATAAAGAAACCCTATTTTATGAAATCCTCCATATCCCACATATGTTTAGCATTTTCCTTGCTCCTATACTGAGTGCATGGGTTAGAGCAGGATAACTGTTCAGTGCAAAACAGTGCACGGATCCTGATGAAGATATTTCTTCCCGACCAAATCCAGTCCCATCCAATTCTCTAGCATCGCTTATGTGTCTTGGCAGAACCCTTGAGGACTATGTAGGGCAGGCCCAAGGCCCAGTTGTCCCGAGGCCAGTACTGCAGGTCAGGAAGCGAGTAGGGAATCTCTCGGCTGGCGTCCAGGTAAGCGATCAGAGTGCTGCCATAAGCCGTGGCCACCACAATCAGGATGTGCCttcagagagaaaagagacaagCAGGTCAGGAAAGTGATCAGAATCATCTTCACATGATGGAGCTGAGTTGagacttaattgtacatcatttTTATTTAGAGACAGGTGAGGTTAATTTCCTTTTAGGTTAAATTGGCTCCTCGTGTTTCCTCTGATATAATGTACAATGTATTTCTTATAAATATCTTCCCAAAGTCTAATACCTTAGACTTttatgcaccggattataaggcgcattatcaatgaatgtctatattgtggtctattttcatacataaattgcaccagattataaggcacatcatgagacactagtaaggaacagggatgttgcCATGTTTCGCCTGGtttcaccactgggtggtggtggggaggtaactaaattaagtaaagataaGCACAGTAAACAAattgtaatacttaaaaaaaaaaaaaaaaaaaagacctctaaacggcgaaagagctagcgattagcatgattagcggctaatgctaataatgctaataagtggcttaactgctccttaatacctgactggtagaatttatacataaggcgcaccggattataatgcgcactgaaattttttgggaaaatgaaataatattaagtgcgccttatagtccaaaaaatacggtaagtctCTGCTGGATTTCAGCACTATCACTCTATATGTAGAATCACAGTCACAACAGCTAACATATCTCCGGCCTCTCTATTACATACATTATaggtttctttcaaaatcaagggaaaaataaaaaagtttatcctgcttttgttggagtaaatgccTCATTATTTATCTGCAATATTTCTAtacagggactaaacaagctgCATGTGTGCATTTGTGCTATTGGGTGTTGTGTGTATGCACTCAACACATTAAACAAAGGCAGAAAATCGAATTaatttgtaattatatatataaatgtatatataattgcAGATATCATTTGTATTATCATGGTTGTTCTCACCAGATGCCGTGCAAATAGCAGAAGTTGAGCTTTTGCCAGAAGCTGCAGCCAAAGCGATCGCTGATCCAGCAGGAAATGGCCAGCACCCAAAGACCAGTGGAGGCCCAGGCCAGACGTAGCACTCGCTTATCTGTACAGCTGCAAAAAAGAGGTCAAGAGAGCACCAGTTAAATCAACAATTAAGCACAATTACATAGCATTTTTAGTATAAATGACATTATTTACACAAAATTATTTGTATTGTGATGCTCTATTGACTTGAAATGGGTAGAATAATGTCTAGGTTATTTCCACTTTGGGCTCAGTCTGATGCAAACTGCACACTGTAACTTTAGTGAGGCAGTGAAGCCTTTTTGGTAATATTATTCCAATTCAAGGTGATGCTTCTGGATCTCTCGGCTTGTCTATAAATGTACGTGTAAAAAGTGTCAGTTATGAGTAGCTCTAAGCACAAATTCTGCTTCTAAACTGTAGgtggagcccaggagcaagataTATAAGTTAACATGTGAGATGTGCTCTGTACCTCTTCAGCTCTAAATAGAGGGAGTAGAGGACATGCAGGCCGAAGCAGTTGAGGGCGTAAGCGTTAGCCGTGGGTTTGACAAACGAAGATACTGTGGTTATGACGGTGATGACCAGCACCATGCGAGCGAAAGATCTCCTacaggggaaaaagagagaaaattaatTCACACAACCTGAAAAATATCtgctttaaaatgtacattttacgtTCAGTCGGGAGTATCCAAATCCACAACAGACATTCTTACATTCTGCTTTTCCAAACTTTATGGGTTCCTTAGTGTTTAAAAACAAGAATTCTAGTGTTTTTAGCTTAGCAAACAACATCATAGCCAACAGGACAACAAAACCTAACCCAGCCTGAATGTTTTACATCCATATGAATGTACCAGCTTGGTTAATATTTAACTTAACGCTgcaaatttctgcaaataaatgctcttaatgacaatatgctgaaatactactcttaaaaaaagacagaaatattgtcattaatagcatttatttgcagaaatcgagaattggctgaaataacaaaaaaacatgcaaagcTATTAGACCTTTgcattagacctcaaataatgcaaagaattgtagattagattccagaggttttcagttaaaaataatcaaagaatatttttttttaccatttttattttttctttaacatattgtgtttgtttgcaagtagtataatatttacagaatacattttctttatttgcatAGTTTTATTTgcgcactaatttagctccatatgAATGTACCCGCTTGGTTAACATTTAATTTAtcgctgctacgctatgcggagtctatgtatttaaatgtctatgttattatcagttcagtgatggcggcactcagAGGTAAGCTAGCTTTATGGGATGTattcagtggttttaataagcttcttgtgcactttaatGCCAcgtttattaatttttaaaaagttaaaaaagttattaatgccttgttttaaatgtcagggatctccggattctagcaaggaggtgtggagctactttgagcctggaaaaCTGTGGAAAAGGTGATTTATCTATGGAaattatgccctgtatcaccaagtctgaagggtttttggacaaactgttaaaatttctggatctcagaacgctgtgggagaacggaggtgtgctattcatcaaagctaagtactttttatcatgttttactacaacaaaagaacattttacaccagagttctcctttaacccgCTTAGGTCAAATTAGCATATGTTAGCACAgtctatagcaggggtgtccaaactacgtgaggtattttagaaatagaatgaaagttgtcccgctgttaagcaggtttttataatgtgagattcaaagtttgaacgctaggtgttagaaacgggccaaagagtctaaaagcggagagggtgcacatttctagcacagaaaaacaggctaaactgtcgaaaagcggagagggtgcgcatttctagcgtctagagtttaatattaagagacatcatgaaattaaacatcaatttgaaaaatctcagtttacacaaaactgtcaaagataaagatagtatgtcaagtaaagtgtgtaaatgaaataatcaggaaaaaagtattatttaaagtggtatatttcatgatttgttttattacagagtctgtggcccgtgacttcaaatatatttctccttctggcccccaacaaaaaaagtttggacacccctggtctatagTGTGAAGAGCTCCTTCTGTTGCTTCATGCGGATAAAACAATTTGAGTTGTCGGTTATTCACAATGtgttcaacaataaaaaaaacaatatttttttgtttctaacaGCCGTACTAGAATCTTTGTAATGTGTCTATTAGTAGACATGCATGAGTCCTGGATTAATCATCTGATACTCTTTGACAGGGATGAAAGTGATGCGTGCCAAACTTTCCATTGACCCTTTTAACAGCAGAGGCTGGTTCTGGCCTGCAGGGTCTTGTAAAACACCCATACTGTCTTTACAGGGCTTCGGTGCAGGCGTTCTCATTAATATTTCACCCTTTCCCATTCTACTCTTAAATATTAATGTGGTATCTGGTGAGGCCTCATTGACAAAGTCCTGGAGGTCTTCTCTCACACCGAGCTCAGAGCTACGGCAGGTTactgttacacacagggttaaAGAATCCCGACACACACTAGCTTTTAGCCTGTTAGCATTTCTAGCATCACAATATATAGCGTcaatattaataaatgtaaatgtataagatGTATATGTTCAGAACACTATTTTCAACAAATCACTTCTACacttaatatatatttgttaaagaGGTCATGTGTTGCTTTTGCCacacttttaaaatacattttaaatatgtttagtgTGAGCTGCCCATTTAAATACTAAAACCTCATTAAAACGTGtttaaagtattattttaatacatataCTAGTATATAATATCTTGTATATTATGTAGTCACAGCATATAAGtagtatctttatatatttatactagtCAAACATGTATTACATATTTACCATAAGGTTTTTGTATACTAATTTATAAGCTTGAGAATGTATGACAGTGTCCTTTAACTGCACTAGGTGTATTTAAAGATTTTGGCATTTTAGTCATATACtgccaattttattattttttttatttcaaattttctctcatttttcactcactagtgatgccttaaCACAAGGAGGGCGAAGACAAGCTCAAGCCTCCTCCAATAGGTGTGAAGCCAATaaccgcctcttttccaaatgctgctgatacagcattgccgagtagcatcacagcgcactctgaggaaagcgcagcaactcggttccgatacatcagctcacagatgcagccttgtgctgatctacatcaccccaggagtgatgaggggaaagagtgccatctacttacccagagagagcaaggccaattgtgctctctcagggctctggcagctgatggcaagctgcataaccgggattcgaaccagcaatctcccgatcataatggcagtgctttagatacttatacttatacttttaattaaaaataattattatttagactaatatattttttgttgtcaCACAAAAATAATCATCTTCATAATGGTTACATTctcgaagaagaaaaaaaaaccctcaatttAATGCATTTTGTAAAAGCATAGTTTTATCATGATACGTAGTAAAGATTACATaggtaaaaaattaagtataaaagagaaaaaaaactaatcaagtaaactattgttaagttaaaatatatatatatatattattttttttcacaagatGCACTTTGGTATTTGCAGAGGAAAATGTCAATCTCAAGCTTTAACCTTTGATTTTACACTTAATGACCCAAAAACAGAAGTCTAGCACCTGTAGCTTCCTTCGGTCTACAATCAAACGATATCAGTTCTGTTTATTTAGTCCCTCCCAAGAGCCGTGACTGATAACAGAGACGATATTAGAGGAGGAGAGAGGTCAGTGGTTGAGAAATGAATGGGAATGTTCAACAATAAAAGGagcttattgatttttttaataaaccaAAAGGTCTGTAATCAATACAAGGCAATAAAAAAAACCTCACTCATAGCTAAAGAAATCTACTAAAAACAGTGAAGCCATACTGTGATTTGTGTCAGGGGCcagaattagtgtttttttttttttttttttttttttattggattataaggtgctctatcaataaacgtctattttctggtctattttcatacacatgttgcaccgg encodes:
- the acer1 gene encoding alkaline ceramidase 1, giving the protein MIRATGSMETLLRGIPSFERMAGAFSYESSDVDWCEDNYKHSDNVVEYFNTMSSFVFFVFAPIMLYLLHPYAKERNLAVHLVWLMMIFVGLFSMYFHMTLSFMGQMLDELSILWVLALGYSLWFPRMYFPSFVKDRRSFARMVLVITVITTVSSFVKPTANAYALNCFGLHVLYSLYLELKSCTDKRVLRLAWASTGLWVLAISCWISDRFGCSFWQKLNFCYLHGIWHILIVVATAYGSTLIAYLDASREIPYSLPDLQYWPRDNWALGLPYIVLKGSAKTHKRC